The Rubricoccus marinus nucleotide sequence ACGAGATCACGGTCACGACCGAGGACGCCAGCGGCGTGCCAGGCGACCGGGCCTCTGGCGTGTTCGCGTTCTCGTCCGTCTCGCTCGGGGCGCCCAGCGTAGCGGCGACGCAGGCCTCGCCCGCGACGGTCCAGCGTCCGGCCTCGGGCACGCAGGTGGTCACGCTGACCGCAAACGCGTCCGACCCCGATGGCCCCGCCAACCTCGCGCGCGTCGAACTGCGCGATCCCGCCAGCGGTGATGTGCTCTTCCGCTTCGCCGACGATGGGCAAGGCGGCGACGCGACGGCCGCGGACGGGCAGTACACGCTCCGTCTCGCCATCCGTAGCGGCTCCCCGACCGGGGTGTACGCCTTCCAGGCCGTCGCGGTGGACCGCACCGGACGGGAAAGCGTCCCCGCCGACGTCTCCTTTACCGTTCAGTAGATGCTCCGCCCGCTCTTTCGGCTCGCGCCTCTGGCGCTGCTTTTTCTCGCCGCTGGCGCCTCACCAGAGGCCTCGGCGCAACAGCCGATCACGACGGGCTACGGGACCGTGACGGGTCTGCCCACGGGCGCCCGCAACTCCGTCACGACGCTCGCCGAGGCCGACGGGCGGCTGTTCGCCGGCCCGCGCCTCGTCATCGTGGAGGCTGATGGCACGGTCCGCTTTGTGGGCAACAACGGCGCGCTGAACCCGGCGACCTCGGACCAGCCGCGCGCGTTCTCCATCGCCGCGCGTCCCGGTGGCCGCGTGCTCGTCGGCATCGGATTCACGGACGACGCCGATCCCGACACGCC carries:
- a CDS encoding choice-of-anchor X domain-containing protein, with translation MLRVFRSASFAALVLAAAACDDAPGARDPFGSPPVVSAFSFTPEAFEDVSGNATITVEPTISVSVAGGSGDITVRAFVRDLDGDELVGEADASGGPGRYDLRPTLTLPRGAVGDYEITVTTEDASGVPGDRASGVFAFSSVSLGAPSVAATQASPATVQRPASGTQVVTLTANASDPDGPANLARVELRDPASGDVLFRFADDGQGGDATAADGQYTLRLAIRSGSPTGVYAFQAVAVDRTGRESVPADVSFTVQ